CTCGCGCATCCGCTTGCCCAGGTCCCGCAGGATGCCCCAGCCCACATAGCCGTGGCACGTCGCGCTGCCGGTATGCACCGTGTAGGAGGCCGCCGTCGCCCTCCGCGTCGGCTGCGCCGCCCGCCGCGAGTAGTTGTAACCGCGCAGCGCCTCTTCGATGACCTCTTGCTGGCTCAGCTTGTCCGTATGCACTGTCCAATCGGCCACGCCGTAATAGGCCTGGCGGTGCTCCTTCAGGTTCTTGATCGCCTCCAGGGGGTTGTCCGTCTTCAGCAGGGGGCGCACGTTTTCGGAGGCGTTGCGCCGCGCCGATTCCTGCATCCGCTGGTGGATCGCCTCCGGCTGCGCCTCCAGGCAGATGACCACGCCGGATTTCCGCATCAGCTCGCGGTTGCCCGGGTCAATGATGGCGCCGCCGCCCGTGGAGATAACGACGTTCGTGCGGCCGCAGGCCTGCATGAGCGCCTCGCGCTCCAGCTCGCGGAAGAAGGCCTCGCCCTTTGTGGCGAAGATTTCGTCAATAGGCTTCCCGTACCGCTTCTCCACCATGTCGTCGGTGTCCAGGAAGGGCCAGCCTAGGCGCGTGGCGAGTCGTTTGCCCACCTGCGTCTTGCCGGTGAATGAAAAGCCGATAAGAATGATGTTGTTCGGCATCTCGCCCTCTGTCACCCTGTCGAAGCCCCCGGACCTTCGGGGAGCGTTCACGGTTGTCTTCATCCCGATTCCACATCGGGACCGCCGGGAAGCGAGCGGGTCTACTATCTCCCCGAGTATTCCGTTACCGTGCCTGCCCCGTCTGCTTCATATACCCCTCGTGATTGCGCCGCGTCTCGTCCAGGTGGTCGCCCCCAAACTTCTCCAGGAAGGCGTCCGCCAGCACCAGCGCCAGCATCGCCTCGCCTACGATACAGCCGGGCGGCACCTGGCAGACATCGCTCCGCTCAAAGTGCGCCTGCACCACCTCGCCCGTCTCAAAGTCCACGGATGGCAGCGGCTTCCCCAGCGTGGAGATGGGCTTGATGGCCACCCGCGCCACCACCGGCTGGCCGTTCGTCATCCCGCCTTCCAGCCCGCCCGCCTGGTTGGAGCGCCGCTTCCACTTCGGCCCGCCGCCCCCCCACGGCTCGATGATGTCATGCACCTTCGACCCGAAGAGCCGCGTCTGCTCAAAGCCGCTTCCGATCTCCACGCCCTTCACGGCGTGGATGCTCATCAGCGCCTGAGCGATGCGCCCATCGAGCTTCTTGTCCCAATGGATGTGGCTTCCAAGGCCGATCGGCAGCCCCTCGGCGATGACTTCAAAGATGCCGCCGACGGTGTCCTTGGCCTCTTTCGCCGCGTCAATGACCTTGATCATCTTCGCCTCCGCCTCCGGGTCGGCGCAGCGCACTTCCGATTGCTCAACGCGCTGCCAGTCAATGGGCCCCTTCGGCTGCGATGCTACGTCGGCGATGGTGAGGACGTGCGAATGGAAGACGATGCCGAACTCCTCCAGGAATCGCTTCGCGATGCCTCCGGCCGCCACCCGCGCCGCCGTTTCGCGGGCGCTGGCGCGCTCCAGAATGTTGCGCACATCCTTCTGGTTGTATTTCAAGATGCCCGCCAGGTCGGCGTGGCCCGGTCGCAGGCGCGTGATGCGATTGAGCTCCGCCGTGATGGGCGTGATGCTCATCGGCGTCTGCCAGTTCTCCCAGTCGCGGTTCTGGATCCACAGCGCGATGGGACTGCCCAAGGTCACGCCGTGGCGCACGCCCGAGAGTATCTTCGCCTCGTCCTTCTCGATCTTCATCCGCCCGCCGCGCCCGTAGCCCTTCTGCCGCCGCGCCAGGTCCTTGGCCAGGTAGGCCTCGGAAAGGGGGACGCCGGCCGGGATGCCTTCCACGATGGCGTTCAATCCCTGCCCGTGCGATTCTCCAGATGTCAGATAGCGTAAGTGACCCACGATGCGCTCCTTGGATTACCCTGGAAAGTTTAGCATACCTGTTGGGCTACGGGGCGGCAGAACGCCACTCGTTCAGAGACTTCACCCTTGCTCCCTGCTCCTTGAACCTTTCTGCCCCCGTTAACCCATGCGGTATAATCTCTATCCGATGTTCTCCTTCGTTCAGAAGCTCCATTCAGCCGCCCGGCGCAACGGCTCCATGCTCTGCATCGGCCTCGATCCGGACCCCAAGCTGATGCCGGAGATGCCCGTCGCCACCTTCCTCTGTGAGATCGTCGAAGCGACCAAAGACCTCGTCTGCGCCTATAAGCCCAACCTCGCCTTCTATGAGGCCCTCGGCATAGACGGCTGGAAAGCCCTCCAGCAAGTGATCAAGGTCATCCCCAAAGACGTGGTCACCATCGGCGATGGTAAGCGCGGGGATATCGGCAACACCTCTGCCGCATATGCGAAAGCCGTCTTCGAAGTCTGGGGTTTCGATGCCGCCACCGTCGCGCCTTATATGGGCTCTGACTCCG
The DNA window shown above is from Chloroflexota bacterium and carries:
- the aroC gene encoding chorismate synthase, which produces MGHLRYLTSGESHGQGLNAIVEGIPAGVPLSEAYLAKDLARRQKGYGRGGRMKIEKDEAKILSGVRHGVTLGSPIALWIQNRDWENWQTPMSITPITAELNRITRLRPGHADLAGILKYNQKDVRNILERASARETAARVAAGGIAKRFLEEFGIVFHSHVLTIADVASQPKGPIDWQRVEQSEVRCADPEAEAKMIKVIDAAKEAKDTVGGIFEVIAEGLPIGLGSHIHWDKKLDGRIAQALMSIHAVKGVEIGSGFEQTRLFGSKVHDIIEPWGGGGPKWKRRSNQAGGLEGGMTNGQPVVARVAIKPISTLGKPLPSVDFETGEVVQAHFERSDVCQVPPGCIVGEAMLALVLADAFLEKFGGDHLDETRRNHEGYMKQTGQAR